A single region of the Brachypodium distachyon strain Bd21 chromosome 3, Brachypodium_distachyon_v3.0, whole genome shotgun sequence genome encodes:
- the LOC100837578 gene encoding uncharacterized protein LOC100837578 isoform X1: MRRLFAAAMPRLLAALLLPLLVALQSKAALSFGATAGRAEWHVLTRANFSSQIRLHPHVLVLVTMPWYGESRSLMAEIEHLVATDERGLGHLKLMVVYRNHEKLLSDAIEATEGTKFIYYQQSIRFKYQGKLRARDILYSIHHTMSLKHEEAPFEVLHTKEDVEAFIESTDKAVLLSEFCGWFTRLASGGSNRSNGGPSSKNHTENVGISGKTQTRQSDGQLELVIEDEELTFGGGGQLTGSPWKGGFTIANGSLSDQSEISTDENRKLCTVQKFQQFESFYTKLTALSREYFLPPEKVRFGLITEKSLLPSLDIINEGNSETWFLSVHYLGCATCSVTAKEGDDLRSLLQSHHNLDVKEIEVDESGGEATFPSNRPSAILFIDRLSDSSKTRDESKLSLKLLREYVQDNYPPYVNSDDLNSGYSIMRSEVVPSIPSRSKSDAHSEKTRLHALASKFMELEDKMSVMVVKDGETISYRSGSQGSTNSPLYDILTKLVREARPAHRSKKTRISFVGKDIGLKLLSDDSEVQLVDSVSIQESQHEGTADSFARSDIGTDGIIEVSMHENKATKVEHIDDGQAPSILEKTAAYYCGINNDDHECSDTEIEEQQEAEASDVSPDLNYRDEKTIAEDLDILEPDGRNVHLNTEKSGSRNKQDVFSVQGQESGTIESFIYERDLFNLDEQSEKRDSKYSPDATFSSSSILASDNTDYTEQVTSSISDNRFIGPFFFSDGGSRLLRTLTGGSRVPSLVIVDPVQQKHYVFPQESEFSYPSLENYFDNFVNQNLSSYYRSASTFISSKELPRPPFVNLDFHEANSIPLLTAISFCPLVFGFEDCDSENGMSFLNTENISSAWKKDVLVLFSNPWCGFCQRIDLVVRELHQSFKTFMSLNAQFADTQNLQTEVAEKNGESTTMGLPVIYLMDCTTNDCHHLLKSSGKEEFYPTVLLFPAEKKSAISYEGGMSVANLIEFLESHASNSHHMSGYIGFLRKKMVTRHDAPAPQSFQFHISDKNSSSVGHQSHPSHSERGKVHIVTGSILTATEKLGAAVPFDNAQVLIVSADSHEGFHGLIINKRLSWGAFKNLDSSMEPIKLAPFFYGGPVVVQGYHLVSLSRVVFEGYAQVIPGLYYGNIIATSRVIRGIKSGQQSAEDLWFFLGYVGWGYSQLFDELSEGAWHVSGQPIEHLEWPES, encoded by the exons atgcGCCGCCTCTTCGCCGCGGCCATGCCGCGCCTgctcgccgccctcctcctccccctcctcgtcGCGTTGCAATCAAAGGCGGCGTTAAGCTTCGGTGCCACCGCCGGCCGTGCGGAGTGGCACGTCCTGACCAGGGCCAACTTCTCCTCCCAGATCCGGCTCCACCCCcacgtcctcgtcctcgtcaccATGCCAT GGTATGGTGAGTCAAGATCATTAATGGCAGAAATAGAACATCTGGTTGCAACCGATGAGCGGGGGCTTGGTCACCTCAAACTGATGGTTGTGTACAGAAATCATGAGAAGTTGCTGTCGGATGCTATTGAGGCCACTGAAGGAACAAAGTTCATATACTATCAACAATCCATACGGTTCAAATATCAAGGAAAGCTTCGTGCTCGAGATATACTATATTCAATACACCATACCATGTCACTTAAGCATGAGGAGGCCCCTTTTGAGGTTTTGCATACGAAAGAAGACGTGGAAGCTTTTATTGAATCAACCGATAAAGCAGTGCTTTTATCTGAATTCTGTGGATGGTTTACCAGATTGGCTAGTGGTGGAAGCAACAGAAGCAATGGTGGCCCTTCATCAAAAAATCACACAGAGAATG TTGGCATTTCTGGGAAGACACAAACCAGACAATCAGATGGACAACTAGAGCTT GTTATAGAGGATGAAGAACTGACCTTTGGAGGTGGAGGCCAGCTTACTGGTTCTCCTTGGAAAGGTGGATTTACCATAGCAAATGGAAGCCTGTCAGATCAAAGTGAAATATCAACTGATGAGAATAGAAAGTTGTGCACAGTGCAAAAGTTCCAACAGTTTGAAAGCTTCTACACAAAGCTTACTGCTCTGTCAAGAGAATACTTCCTTCCGCCAGAGAAAGTTAGATTTGGTCTTATAACTGAAAAGTCATTATTACCTTCATTAGACATTATCAATGAAGGCAATTCCGAGACATGGTTCCTTAGTGTTCATTATCTGGGATGCGCAACTTGTTCAGTTACTGCAAAAGAAGGGGATGACCTAAGAAGCCTGTTGCAATCTCATCATAATCTCGATGTTAAGGAG ATTGAAGTTGATGAGAGTGGGGGTGAGGCTACCTTTCCTTCAAATAGGCCCTCTGCTATTCTATTTATCGACAGATTATCTGATTCTTCAAAAACTCGAGATGAAAGTAAATTATCTCTCAAGTTACTAAGGGAGTATGTTCAGGATAATTATCCTCCTTATGTCAATTCTGATGATCTAAATAGTGGTTACTCCATAATGCGCTCAGAAGTTGTTCCTTCTATACCAAGCAGAAGTAAGTCAGATGCCCACTCTGAAAAAACTAGGTTGCATGCTTTGGCCTCGAAGTTTATGGAACTAGAGGATAAAATGTCAGTAATGGTAGTTAAAGATGGAGAAACTATTTCATACAGAAGTGGTAGCCAAGGTAGTACCAATAGCCCTTTATATGATATTCTAACAAAACTGGTCCGTGAAGCAAGACCAGCGCATaggtcaaagaaaacaaggataAGTTTTGTTGGAAAAGATATTGGCCTAAAGCTGCTTTCTGATGACTCTGAAGTCCAATTGGTCGATTCCGTTTCAATTCAAGAAAGTCAACATGAAGGAACGGCTGATTCATTTGCTAGGTCAGACATTGGCACTGATGGTATCATTGAAGTTTCCATGCATGAAAACAAGGCAACAAAGGTTGAACATATTGACGATGGACAAGCACCAAGTATACTCGAGAAAACTGCTGCATATTACTGTGGTATCAATAATGATGATCATGAATGTAGTGACACAGAAATAGAGGAACAACAAGAAGCTGAGGCCTCAGATGTAAGCCCCGATCTGAACTACAGAGATGAGAAAACAATTGCAGAAGATTTGGACATCTTGGAACCTGATGGGAGAAATGTGCATTTGAACACAGAGAAATCAGGATCACGAAATAAGCAAGATGTATTTTCAGTCCAGGGTCAAGAATCTGGAACAATTGAGAGTTTCATTTACGAGCGTGATTTATTTAATCTAGATGAACAGTCAGAAAAGCGTGACAGCAAATATTCTCCAGATGCAACATTTAGCTCTTCCAGTATCCTTGCAAGTGATAACACAGACTATACAGAGCAGGTAACTTCAAGCATATCAGATAACCGTTTTATTGGTCCGTTCTTCTTTTCTGATGGTGGTTCTAGGCTTCTGAGAACTTTGACAGGTGGATCAAGAGTTCCATCCCTTGTAATAGTTGATCCAGTTCAACAAAAGCATTATGTCTTTCCTCAGGAAAGTGAATTTAGTTACCCTTCTTTAGAAAATTATTTTGACAATTTTGTGAATCAAAATCTTTCCTCATATTATCGTTCGGCCTCAACTTTCATAAGTTCAAAGGAGCTTCCCAGGCCGCCTTTTGTCAATCTTGATTTCCATGAGGCAAATTCCATCCCTCTATTGACAGCAATTAGTTTTTGTCCCCTGGTCTTTGGATTTGAAGATTGTGATTCAGAAAACGGAATGTCATTTCTGAATACTGAGAATATTTCATCTGCTTGGAAGAAAGATGTGCTGGTGCTTTTCAGCAACCCTTGGTGTGGGTTTTGCCAGCGAATAGATCTTGTTGTCCGTGAGTTGCACCAATCATTCAAAACTTTTATGAGTTTGAACGCTCAATTTGCAGACACTCAAAATTTGCAGACCGAAG TTGCAGAGAAAAATGGAGAATCTACTACGATGGGCCTTCCAGTTATTTACTTGATGGACTGCACAACCAATGACTGCCATCATTTACTAAAATCATCAGGCAAG GAGGAGTTTTATCCTACGGTGTTACTTTTTCCTGCGGAGAAGAAAAGCGCAATATCATATGAAGGAGGAATGTCAGTGGCTAATTTAATTGAATTTCTGGAGTCTCATGCAAGCAATTCTCACCATATGTCGGGATATATAG GATTTCTGCGGAAGAAGATGGTGACGCGACATGATGCACCAGCACCGCAATCATTCCAGTTTCACATCAGCGATAAGAACAGCAGCAGTGTTGGTCACCAGTCCCATCCAAGTCATTCAGAAAGGGGCAAGGTGCATATCGTCACAGGGTCCATCCTCACTGCCACCGAAAAGCTCGGTGCTGCTGTTCCATTCGATAACGCCCAAGTTCTCATTGTATCGGCTGATTCTCATGAGGGCTTTCATGGATTAATCATCAACAAACGGTTAAGCTGGGGTGCCTTCAAGAATTTGGACAGCTCCATGGAGCCTATCAAGCTCGCCCCTTTCTTCTACGGTGGACCTGTTGTGGTTCAGGGTTACCACCTTGTGAGTTTGTCGAGAGTCGTTTTCGAGGGGTATGCACAAGTCATACCCGGTCTCTATTATGGAAATATAATTGCCACAAGCCGGGTAATCAGGGGGATCAAATCAGGCCAGCAATCTGCCGAGGATTTGTGGTTTTTCCTCGGCTATGTGGGTTGGGGATACAGCCAACTGTTTGACGAACTATCTGAAGGCGCATGGCATGTTAGTGGACAGCCGATTGAGCACTTGGAGTGGCCGGAGAGTTAG
- the LOC100837578 gene encoding uncharacterized protein LOC100837578 isoform X2 has product MRRLFAAAMPRLLAALLLPLLVALQSKAALSFGATAGRAEWHVLTRANFSSQIRLHPHVLVLVTMPWYGESRSLMAEIEHLVATDERGLGHLKLMVVYRNHEKLLSDAIEATEGTKFIYYQQSIRFKYQGKLRARDILYSIHHTMSLKHEEAPFEVLHTKEDVEAFIESTDKAVLLSEFCGWFTRLASGGSNRSNGGPSSKNHTENVGISGKTQTRQSDGQLELVIEDEELTFGGGGQLTGSPWKGGFTIANGSLSDQSEISTDENRKLCTVQKFQQFESFYTKLTALSREYFLPPEKVRFGLITEKSLLPSLDIINEGNSETWFLSVHYLGCATCSVTAKEGDDLRSLLQSHHNLDVKEIEVDESGGEATFPSNRPSAILFIDRLSDSSKTRDESKLSLKLLREYVQDNYPPYVNSDDLNSGYSIMRSEVVPSIPSRSKSDAHSEKTRLHALASKFMELEDKMSVMVVKDGETISYRSGSQGSTNSPLYDILTKLVREARPAHRSKKTRISFVGKDIGLKLLSDDSEVQLVDSVSIQESQHEGTADSFARSDIGTDGIIEVSMHENKATKVEHIDDGQAPSILEKTAAYYCGINNDDHECSDTEIEEQQEAEASDVSPDLNYRDEKTIAEDLDILEPDGRNVHLNTEKSGSRNKQDVFSVQGQESGTIESFIYERDLFNLDEQSEKRDSKYSPDATFSSSSILASDNTDYTEQVTSSISDNRFIGPFFFSDGGSRLLRTLTGGSRVPSLVIVDPVQQKHYVFPQESEFSYPSLENYFDNFVNQNLSSYYRSASTFISSKELPRPPFVNLDFHEANSIPLLTAISFCPLVFGFEDCDSENGMSFLNTENISSAWKKDVLVLFSNPWCGFCQRIDLVVRELHQSFKTFMSLNAQFADTQNLQTEEKNGESTTMGLPVIYLMDCTTNDCHHLLKSSGKEEFYPTVLLFPAEKKSAISYEGGMSVANLIEFLESHASNSHHMSGYIGFLRKKMVTRHDAPAPQSFQFHISDKNSSSVGHQSHPSHSERGKVHIVTGSILTATEKLGAAVPFDNAQVLIVSADSHEGFHGLIINKRLSWGAFKNLDSSMEPIKLAPFFYGGPVVVQGYHLVSLSRVVFEGYAQVIPGLYYGNIIATSRVIRGIKSGQQSAEDLWFFLGYVGWGYSQLFDELSEGAWHVSGQPIEHLEWPES; this is encoded by the exons atgcGCCGCCTCTTCGCCGCGGCCATGCCGCGCCTgctcgccgccctcctcctccccctcctcgtcGCGTTGCAATCAAAGGCGGCGTTAAGCTTCGGTGCCACCGCCGGCCGTGCGGAGTGGCACGTCCTGACCAGGGCCAACTTCTCCTCCCAGATCCGGCTCCACCCCcacgtcctcgtcctcgtcaccATGCCAT GGTATGGTGAGTCAAGATCATTAATGGCAGAAATAGAACATCTGGTTGCAACCGATGAGCGGGGGCTTGGTCACCTCAAACTGATGGTTGTGTACAGAAATCATGAGAAGTTGCTGTCGGATGCTATTGAGGCCACTGAAGGAACAAAGTTCATATACTATCAACAATCCATACGGTTCAAATATCAAGGAAAGCTTCGTGCTCGAGATATACTATATTCAATACACCATACCATGTCACTTAAGCATGAGGAGGCCCCTTTTGAGGTTTTGCATACGAAAGAAGACGTGGAAGCTTTTATTGAATCAACCGATAAAGCAGTGCTTTTATCTGAATTCTGTGGATGGTTTACCAGATTGGCTAGTGGTGGAAGCAACAGAAGCAATGGTGGCCCTTCATCAAAAAATCACACAGAGAATG TTGGCATTTCTGGGAAGACACAAACCAGACAATCAGATGGACAACTAGAGCTT GTTATAGAGGATGAAGAACTGACCTTTGGAGGTGGAGGCCAGCTTACTGGTTCTCCTTGGAAAGGTGGATTTACCATAGCAAATGGAAGCCTGTCAGATCAAAGTGAAATATCAACTGATGAGAATAGAAAGTTGTGCACAGTGCAAAAGTTCCAACAGTTTGAAAGCTTCTACACAAAGCTTACTGCTCTGTCAAGAGAATACTTCCTTCCGCCAGAGAAAGTTAGATTTGGTCTTATAACTGAAAAGTCATTATTACCTTCATTAGACATTATCAATGAAGGCAATTCCGAGACATGGTTCCTTAGTGTTCATTATCTGGGATGCGCAACTTGTTCAGTTACTGCAAAAGAAGGGGATGACCTAAGAAGCCTGTTGCAATCTCATCATAATCTCGATGTTAAGGAG ATTGAAGTTGATGAGAGTGGGGGTGAGGCTACCTTTCCTTCAAATAGGCCCTCTGCTATTCTATTTATCGACAGATTATCTGATTCTTCAAAAACTCGAGATGAAAGTAAATTATCTCTCAAGTTACTAAGGGAGTATGTTCAGGATAATTATCCTCCTTATGTCAATTCTGATGATCTAAATAGTGGTTACTCCATAATGCGCTCAGAAGTTGTTCCTTCTATACCAAGCAGAAGTAAGTCAGATGCCCACTCTGAAAAAACTAGGTTGCATGCTTTGGCCTCGAAGTTTATGGAACTAGAGGATAAAATGTCAGTAATGGTAGTTAAAGATGGAGAAACTATTTCATACAGAAGTGGTAGCCAAGGTAGTACCAATAGCCCTTTATATGATATTCTAACAAAACTGGTCCGTGAAGCAAGACCAGCGCATaggtcaaagaaaacaaggataAGTTTTGTTGGAAAAGATATTGGCCTAAAGCTGCTTTCTGATGACTCTGAAGTCCAATTGGTCGATTCCGTTTCAATTCAAGAAAGTCAACATGAAGGAACGGCTGATTCATTTGCTAGGTCAGACATTGGCACTGATGGTATCATTGAAGTTTCCATGCATGAAAACAAGGCAACAAAGGTTGAACATATTGACGATGGACAAGCACCAAGTATACTCGAGAAAACTGCTGCATATTACTGTGGTATCAATAATGATGATCATGAATGTAGTGACACAGAAATAGAGGAACAACAAGAAGCTGAGGCCTCAGATGTAAGCCCCGATCTGAACTACAGAGATGAGAAAACAATTGCAGAAGATTTGGACATCTTGGAACCTGATGGGAGAAATGTGCATTTGAACACAGAGAAATCAGGATCACGAAATAAGCAAGATGTATTTTCAGTCCAGGGTCAAGAATCTGGAACAATTGAGAGTTTCATTTACGAGCGTGATTTATTTAATCTAGATGAACAGTCAGAAAAGCGTGACAGCAAATATTCTCCAGATGCAACATTTAGCTCTTCCAGTATCCTTGCAAGTGATAACACAGACTATACAGAGCAGGTAACTTCAAGCATATCAGATAACCGTTTTATTGGTCCGTTCTTCTTTTCTGATGGTGGTTCTAGGCTTCTGAGAACTTTGACAGGTGGATCAAGAGTTCCATCCCTTGTAATAGTTGATCCAGTTCAACAAAAGCATTATGTCTTTCCTCAGGAAAGTGAATTTAGTTACCCTTCTTTAGAAAATTATTTTGACAATTTTGTGAATCAAAATCTTTCCTCATATTATCGTTCGGCCTCAACTTTCATAAGTTCAAAGGAGCTTCCCAGGCCGCCTTTTGTCAATCTTGATTTCCATGAGGCAAATTCCATCCCTCTATTGACAGCAATTAGTTTTTGTCCCCTGGTCTTTGGATTTGAAGATTGTGATTCAGAAAACGGAATGTCATTTCTGAATACTGAGAATATTTCATCTGCTTGGAAGAAAGATGTGCTGGTGCTTTTCAGCAACCCTTGGTGTGGGTTTTGCCAGCGAATAGATCTTGTTGTCCGTGAGTTGCACCAATCATTCAAAACTTTTATGAGTTTGAACGCTCAATTTGCAGACACTCAAAATTTGCAGACCGAAG AGAAAAATGGAGAATCTACTACGATGGGCCTTCCAGTTATTTACTTGATGGACTGCACAACCAATGACTGCCATCATTTACTAAAATCATCAGGCAAG GAGGAGTTTTATCCTACGGTGTTACTTTTTCCTGCGGAGAAGAAAAGCGCAATATCATATGAAGGAGGAATGTCAGTGGCTAATTTAATTGAATTTCTGGAGTCTCATGCAAGCAATTCTCACCATATGTCGGGATATATAG GATTTCTGCGGAAGAAGATGGTGACGCGACATGATGCACCAGCACCGCAATCATTCCAGTTTCACATCAGCGATAAGAACAGCAGCAGTGTTGGTCACCAGTCCCATCCAAGTCATTCAGAAAGGGGCAAGGTGCATATCGTCACAGGGTCCATCCTCACTGCCACCGAAAAGCTCGGTGCTGCTGTTCCATTCGATAACGCCCAAGTTCTCATTGTATCGGCTGATTCTCATGAGGGCTTTCATGGATTAATCATCAACAAACGGTTAAGCTGGGGTGCCTTCAAGAATTTGGACAGCTCCATGGAGCCTATCAAGCTCGCCCCTTTCTTCTACGGTGGACCTGTTGTGGTTCAGGGTTACCACCTTGTGAGTTTGTCGAGAGTCGTTTTCGAGGGGTATGCACAAGTCATACCCGGTCTCTATTATGGAAATATAATTGCCACAAGCCGGGTAATCAGGGGGATCAAATCAGGCCAGCAATCTGCCGAGGATTTGTGGTTTTTCCTCGGCTATGTGGGTTGGGGATACAGCCAACTGTTTGACGAACTATCTGAAGGCGCATGGCATGTTAGTGGACAGCCGATTGAGCACTTGGAGTGGCCGGAGAGTTAG